Genomic segment of Canis lupus dingo isolate Sandy chromosome 9, ASM325472v2, whole genome shotgun sequence:
GTTCAGACCATGACCCACGTATGGGCAGTGCTGTGTCGCTCAGAATGGAAAGGACACGGCCTCAACTTCCTCAGCTATGGGGAATAAGTGGGGAATTCACATCAAGCAGAAAGAACCACAGTGGGGATGGAAAGACTGAAAAACCATTTAAtaccaaataaataattctcaGGGACAGGAACATACCCTCTGTCCCTGAGAAGGTCACAGCCAATGTGGGAGAAACTGATGACCAGGGAAGGTGACCGCACGCACCTCCTCCCACCCGCAGAAGTTCCACGTGCTTCCTGAAACAGCCACCCAGGTCATCGGCATGAAGTTCTGCGAGCGGAAGAGAGAAAACTCTGCAGAACTCAAATGCTCCCGATTGGGAGGCTGTGGCATGTGTGCAAGGCTGCCAGGAGGACAAGATGGGAGGAAGGCCCAGCACAGACAGGTGAAGCAGGATTGGGGATgaccccccaggctgcccccgcACCCTGAGCCCCAGCCGGCCACCGCGTACCTTTGGCATGGAATGTCCAGCCCCTCCGCCAGTACTCCTGCAGCTGGACCCGCTCCTGCTGGCCCAGGCTGCACACCTCCCTGTAGAACTGCCGCTCAATGTGCACATAGGCGGCTGGGATGGCCCCCGCCACCCCCTTGGCCCCGAAGAAGCCGTTCACCTCTGGGGAGGCCAGCAGGATCTGGTACTCAGCCCGCGTGCCCAAGACCAGGTCCATGTAGGCCTGGGTCAGATTGAAGTAGCCAGTGGTGAGGTAGATCTTGGCGCCCCGCTCAGCCTCTGTCAGCAGGGTCTCAGTGACAATCTCGTCAATCTGGATCTCAAAGGGCTTCATCTGGATCAACGGGTAAATCCAGGTATCGGGGGCTGGTCTCCGGTCCCCAGCAGCTGCCGCGTCCTCCTGAGTCAAAAGGGAGTCGCCATGGAAGGTCTGGGCGTGCAACACTTGCTGGCGGGCCCGAGCTGAGTTTATCACATCCATAACCCTCTTGTTGGCCGCCCTGCAGTACGCGGCCCGGTCACCTGCAGGGACACACAGGAGGAAAAGGTGAAGGAGCAAAGTGGGGGCTCTGGGCTCCTGCCTGGCACAGGGACACGGCACGAGACAGGCCAGTGCAGATGCCCCCACCTGACCATCTACCCACAGGCTTCGATTGAGCACAGACCCCCGGCCCCAAGAGAGGCTCCTCCTCAGGTATCATCGTCCAGGGAAAGGTCATAAAGAACCTGCCGCCAAGGAACGTGAAAAGGCCCCTACCAGTTCCActtacaaaaaattatttttttttttttttttttacaattttgttaagtcatctccacacccaacatggagctcgaactcacgaccttgagatcaagagtcgcatgctctaccaacagagccagccgggtgcccctataaaaagttcaaaaaacactgggcagcccgggtggctcagcggtttagtgccgccttcagcccagggcctgatcctagagaccagggatcgagtcccaagtcaggatccctgcatggaacctgcttctctctgcctgcgtctctgcccctttctctctctctctctctctctctctcactctctctccctgtgtctctcatgaataaataaataaaatcttaaaaaaaaaaaaaaagaagttcaaaaaACAGACCAGACTACTTGAAGGTGACAGAAATCAAGGGAGCGGGACCTTGGGGCACAGCACCTGAGAGGGGACTGGAGGGGGCTTCCAGGAGCCGGCCcatcatgcacacacatgtggaCTGCACACCTGAGGCTGGTGTTCAGCATGCACACTGCACTTCAGTGAGATAGGCTAACAATAAAGGAACGTGTGAGTGAGTGAATGCGAGCATGGGCAAAACCATGGGCTGAGCAAGTGCCACACAGTGGGATCGTgggagcagggtccccaaggTGGGGTGTATGGACAGGCAAGCTGGGGTGGGTGGCTGTCTCAACACACTGGACGGACGAGAACTGAGCATAAATGCTGTCACTGAACACTAACAAGCCAGCATCCAACTGAGAAGAGAAGATAAAACCCAAATGCAGTGCAAACAGGGAGCAGGTTAAGAGCAGCAGTTTGCAGGGTGACAACGATGGGAGACCAAGAACATCCGCAATTGCCCAGAGCTGGCCCTCTGGAGGAAATAGCAAGCCTTGGGAAAGGCTGAGCCAGAGTCAGAGAGGAACAGGGCAGGACACGTTCATGGCCGGGGACAGGGCCACACCTGAGTGTCTCTGGGGATGGGCTCTGGGACAAGGAGAGCCCTCCCTCCCTGACAGCAGCACCCACGGGGGAGGGAGCAGCCTCCAGCCACACCATGTCTCAGGCTATCCTTCCGAGGGTCTCGAGTGTCCCCTGCATCCCTCCGTTTGCTCCTTCTGAGTTGCCCGGCTCCCCTGAGCATATCTATGTGGGCCCAGgcgccctcacctgccccccaaGCAAAATGACTCATAACGTTCCCAGAACGTGGGGCCCTCTTCTCCACACATTCATGCCTGGCCTATAAAGTTAGACAAGGGTCGGCCAGTGTTTCTGGTATGGGCCAGATATTAAGTATTTCAGGCTTTGTGAGCCAAAGGGCAAAATTGAGAATTATACATAGGTACTCatacaagagaaaacaaatttccatgaattttttattgataaaaattcaaaatatcatAATAATAACTGAGCATCCAGGCTGGCAGCAGGCAAAGCAGACACCCAGATCACAGACTGGTTCCAGGGCCCGCGCTCCCTGCACCCAGGACAGGGGCTCTTCTCCTTATAAGGTCAGGCTTTACCCCTCCCCACATTGCTGACACTGTTGCAAATTCAGCAGTGGGCCTTCCCAAAGGCCACCAGGAAGCCACAGGAATCAGAGGAATGCAAATGCCCCCAGGAACACTAGCTGCCAGGGTCTGCCTGTTTCCAGGGAGCAGAGCTGAGGGCTCTCCCATTTCACTTTCCAGGCAGGAGGCCACAGACCTCAGTGGAGCTGAGAGCCACAGAGCCCTGGGGCTCCCCACTGGGGAACTGGCCCCGGGGAGGCCAGTTAGCAGGCTGCTTCCTGTAAGTGCAGGGCAGGCCCCTGGCTCCCTCCCCCAGGCACAGGCCAAAGCCCACACTCCCACCTTCCCCGGACCCACAGAGCATGCCTGGTAGCCAGTGAGTCACTTCTGTCTGGCCTCAGACAGAGGCTGGGCTCCTAGAGGGGCACTCTCCTCagccctcacctccaccccccacaggctggggagggcagcagggctCAGGACCCTACCTTTGTAAGGATGCACCATCCCCTCCACCACCTGCACTGTGTCATCCCCCTGCAACTGCAGGGATACATCCCCCACTGCGTCCACCAGCTCCGTGAAGAAGTCTGCAATCTCGGGACAGTCCTGCAAGAACACGTAGCGGTCCTGGCGGTTGGTGAAGTAGGAGTCGCTCAGGTTCGCACTGCGGGAGGGGGTGGGAAAGAGGTGGGTGAGGACTCAGGCAGGAGAGCAGGCAACAGTGGCTGCAGGGGAGCCAGTGGGATCAGGGCAGTGACGAACACGTAGGACCCCACAGGGCAGCCGCCCCTGAGCATGGCCACTTGCACAAGAGTGGCATGAGGGGACAACAGCGAGGAAGCCACGGAGTCTCGATGCTGAGGCGACAGCTGATAGAAGAGGGACCCTCACAAAGCCAACTACCCGCCACCAGGGCTGAGCCCAGTGCCCAGGTTTCAGAATCAAAAGGACCCAGGCGGCCATCCTGGCTCTGCGGTTCATTTCTTCTGTGTTCCTGGCTCTGCCCAATGAAGTCACTCATCCTCTCTAGTCTCTCGTGTATGAAGTAGGGAAAACACCACACGGGTCTCTGTGAGGATCAAACACAGCAGCACATGTGGGCACAGAGGACTGGCTAGCACCCAGGAAGTGCTCAGGAAGCCAGGGCCCCCTTCTGACCACCCTCGATGGGCTGCCAGCAGCCACGGCGGAGGAGGGTGTCGTGGAAGACACTGAGGCAGTAGTGTGACCGACCACCAGACTACAAACATGTGCCCACGTTCCTGAGGCCTGAGGTGACCGATTTCCCCTTCTCTGTGTCCTGCTAACTTCCACCCTGGCCGAATTGAAGGGAGGTCCTTGATGGAAGGCAGCCGACTCACCCACTCAAGATGATATTGTTGTCAAAGAGGTACACTTTAATGTGCTGCAGGCCAATGGTCTCATTGAAGCGCTCAGGGATCAGGAGCCGGAGGAGACCACGGAGGTTAGGAGTGTGGAAGAGAGAGACGCGGACCTGTTCTGGAAACCTCTGTAACAGCGGGAGCAGCATTGTGCGGGAGTTCTTCCTACCTAAATACGTGGGCGAGCGGAAGAGAAAGGACAGGCTATTCACACCAGGAAAGATACCCAGCCCCGCAGGGGAGGAACTGCCTACCAGGGCCCACGTTTGCCTGTGCCGCCCATGAAATGGCCAGAATGCCTACACACAGacagcactcagtaaatatttgctaaaccAATGAATCCAAGACACAACCTGCCCACTGGCCACTCTCCATGGGCTGGGCATGCCACTATTCTGTCTGGCACCATCACAGGCCGGAGGACCTCAGACCAAATTCTGCTCTGGACACTGCCGCATCTCAGAACAAGACTGGAGTGGGTGGAGCTGCAGACATCTGCTATTCTAGTAGCCGGCACCCAATCATTCTCCTGTTGGGAACTATACCCCCATCTCCTCCTAGGGGTTCCACCCTCCTCTGCCCTTGGCATTCCTACCCTGGGTAATGATGGCTCTACCCACACAGAACCCTCGCCCCGCTCCATGAGAAGGCACCCAGGCTTGGGCTGGGCTGGTCAGCACACGCACAGCCCCTGGTGCGTGGCCCACAGCAGGCCACTCTGGGAGCTCCAGTCTGAACCctcaggaagcaggctctcttccGATGGACACAATGTCATGGGTAGCCAGGCCCGGGGCTGCCAAGGCCACCATGCGGAGCCTGAAAATAAAGCCAGCCCAAAGAAGGAGGGCCAGCAGATGGGTCCTGGTGACTGGCCAAACCCCCAAATCTTGACCCGCCCAAAGCAGGTCAGTCATAGGAGTTGAAAACAGTCCCTTTAGCCTAAGTTGTTTTTCTTTGGGCTTCCAGTCACTTCCAGCTACAGAAGGAATGCTGCCGGACAACCAGGACAACCAGGCTGTCTGGGCCGTCTTCAAACAGCCTTGCCTctgcctggggcgggggcggggggtggcaaGAGTGTCACTCCTGAAACAGGGCTCTGAAAGGGGAAATGTTGGGGCAGAGGGTGCACCAGACCCACCTCTTGAGCCCCGTGTGAAGTCCAAGAGGATGGACACCTTGAGGTCTGAAGGGAACTTGGCTTGGAGTGACTTTTCCAGAGTGTTTTCCAGACAATCTACCTATCAAGGAAAGAATCCCAAAGAACAGAAGTATAAGATCCAAAAAGAtgattacatattaaaaaaaggatcgaggggcacctgggtggctcagtccgacTCTTGGTTGTcgcctcaggtcttgatctcagggttgtgaattcaagccccacattgagggcagccctggtagcacagcagtttggcgcctgccttcggcccagggtgtgatcctggaaacccaggatcgagtcccacatcgggctccctgcgtggagcctgcttctccctctgcctgtgtctgtgcctctctctctgtgtctctctcatgaataaataaagaagatctttaaaaaaaaaaaaaaaaaaaagccccacatggagcaccacactgggtgtggagcctacttttttttttttttttttaatttttatttatttatgatagagagagagagggaggcagagacacaggcagagggagaagcaggctccatgcaccgggagcccaatgtgggattcgatcccgggtctccgggatcacgccctgggccaaaggcaggcgccaaactgctgcgccacccaggcatccctttttttttttttttttttttttaaatttttatttatttatgatagtaacagagagagagagggaggcagagacacaggcagagggagaagcatggaacctactttaacaacaaaaaaggatCAACTTGCCAGGTAATGCACACCCGGCCCCCCCCACATCATCTTGGAACACACATCCGCACCATGAGTGCTCAAGAGTCAACACCAGGAGACTCCTTCATCTGAGACCAGTAAAAGGAACCAGAAGGTACCGCTGGCACCCTTGTCCAGCCGGGCCTCTCAGAACAGAGGGTCTGTGGGTCAGATATGCTGCCGAAGCAGTCCGGAGCTTGCCACCTTTGGAAAAACTCTAAGACACCAGCTCTCACACGTTTCAACAGAAAATCCCCACAGACACACAGCAAACAGTGCCTACACACGGacagcactcagtaaatatttgctgaaccaATGAATCTAAGACACAACCTGCCCACTGGCCACTCTCCATGGACTGGACAGGACATTGTTCTCTCAGAAGAACAAACAGGCTTCCCGAGCTTGTAGCTAAAAGCATGTCCTGAAGACAGAGGGAGACCTCCCtctcagggagggagaggaaaggacagaAGTGCTTCTGctgacccaccccaccccccattctcTGCACCCAATCCCTAGTATTTCCCAGCTCCAACCTGTGGGTTTCCAGGCAAGGATGAACCCAGAGAAAACTGTGGGTGCCAGACTCATTTCACAGCCTCAGAGCAGAAAGCCATCCCAAGATGCAGACAACAGAACGGTCTCGCCCACACTCACGTTAAGTCAGCCCATAGACTATGCCCCCGCACCACAATGTGTGCTGGACTCACGCCCCAAGAAGCATGTCCTGTGCAAAAACGGTGGTTTTTGGCActtcccaccctcccccctccaATCTCACTGCAGGTGATAAGTGTAGCGTGACAACAAGTGCAGGTGGAACAAGAAGGGCCACAGACCTGGCACCTGACCCCAGCCCGACCTGTGCTTCGGTTCGTTTGCCTAGCACAAGGTTGGAAAAtcttttctgcaaagggccagacagtaaatattctGGGCCTTGTGGGCCAGACagtctgtcacaactactcagttCTGCCACTGTAGCAAAACAGCAGCTACAGACAATATGTGTGTGAGTGAGCATAGCTGCGTTCCAATAAAGTTTTACTTACGGACAAGGAATCTGAATTTCACGTGCTTTTCCTGCATCACAAATATTCtcctccttttgattttttttctagtcatttgaAAATGCAAAAACTATTCTTAACCCACAGGCAATACAAAAACAGGCAatgggctgtagtttgctgaGCCCTGGACCAGCAGACAGAGCAGCCTAGGAACCCCTGTGTAGGGTGGGGAAGACATGCAAGCGAGGATTAGCCCTCCCCGAACCCTTCACTGGCCCTCCTGACATGGCCAACAACAACCAGCAGCTGGCTGAGAGGCGAAGGCCAAGAAAAGGCAGCTCAACCTCAACTCCACAGCACCACGCAGTCAGGGGGTTCAGGGTGATTCACTGCTGCCTTGGGGACCATCCCACCTCAAACCTTACCAGTTCCTGTTCCAAAGGACCTGTCCCCAGATAGAGAGATGCCATCACCACCCGTCTCTTGGCCACTTTGATCTGGCcctgaaagaggaaaacaagtCAGTCATCGCTTCCACAGCTACTGAGAAAATCAAACAAGTAACGCCTCGGACTGAACTATCCTACACCTTCTCCAACTGGTATAAGAATTGAGCCCAAACGCTAATGGTGCCCTCCCAAATAATGACCCATAATCCTGATAAAATCCTCcccctggggtacctgggtagttcagtggctgtctgccttcggctcaagtcgtgatcccagggtcctgggatcgagtcctgtatcgggctccccatggggagcctgcttctccttctgcctatgtctctgcctctctccgtgtctctcatgaataaatgaataaaatctttttaaaagctaaataaacaaataataaaatcctcCCCCTTAAAGACAAGACCTAACCGCACGAGACATGAtgcagccatcaaaagaatgaaggaGGTCTGACAGCGACCTGACGTCATGTCCACAATGTACTGTGATGAAAGCTGGAGTCACCCAGAGTGCAGACCATGGCCCGTTCACTGCCCCGGGGGCATGTACGGCACATGCAGGGCACAAGCCGCCAAGAGCGGTCCCtgatgggcaggggaggggagtgggggtgccAAACTGCACCTCACGGCACTCCTGTCCGCACCTGCATGGCTGGGTCTCACAATGAGCAGGCACTGAAGCACAGACCAGGCCCCAGGCACCAAGACAAAACAGATCAGTGCTCAAAGACCACAGTGTCAAGAGGCCGAGTGCTGTGTGCAGACCTGCTCCCCAGTGTGGAACAATCACCCCCCTCCAGAGCTCGAAGCACCCTGCCCAGAGGGGCTGCCAGGGGCAGAAAGATGGGCGGCTTTGTCAAAGGTCTCGCTCTGGAAGGAGACGCAGAAGGACCAGGCCTCGTGGGAGGCAGGAAacagggcacacacacacacctgctttcCCACCAGGCAGGGACGCAGCACCCACAGCCTGTGGGGCCTGCCCAGAAACACGGGCACAGGGCCTGCACACACAGAAAGCACAAGACAATTTCCCAAGTTCGCCTTCTCCTCTGTCTTGTTATTTGGGAAGAGGATGCCTGCAGGGAACACGATTACACAGAGCAAACGATGACTCAGGAACAGGCACCTCGGCTCAGGTGCTAGAATGAGGGCTCGCAGGCTGGGCAGGCGGCAGGCTGCGCTCCCCTCTCAGGGAACGAGGCCGCTCCGTGGGCCCAGGGAAGAGACACATCCCATTCGGCACAATCCCTGCATCAGAGACTCATTCAAAGGGCGTGAGAAAAGGGCTTCCTCCCAGCCTGCTGGGCCAAGCCCCGGGGCCCTTCCTGTCGTCCAGGGCCCCACCCGGGCAGGTGCACAGCCAGGGGATGGCCACGCGGAGACTCAGCCAGTCATTCACCCAGGCCTGACTAGAACACGAAGAACTGCCTCTGCAAAACCTGTTTCTTCAAGCCAAACAGATAACCAAGAAGGAGCAAAGAGCAAACCACCTTAACATCAGTTCTCCACAAAAAGGACACACAGGACTACGAGCAGCACAGGGAAGTCAGGGGACAGacgtacacagacacacacgcacacaagcaAATTGCATTCTGGAAGGAGCTCGTCAGAAATAAAGCTAAGTGTGGATCCACAGAACAACAGGGCAAAAGGAGAATGTGCTATTATTCAAATCAAGCACAGTTCATTctacagaaaaattaatttctacatTTACTTCCTATTATCTACCACCATTCCACCTGCCTGACCTcatcatattttaattctaaCATCACCACTAACCCAGAGAGTTCACGTTAATAAAAACTGATCAGCTTCACAATATCCCAATTAGCAGTTTTAACTCAAATAACTAGATGGGACACGAACACCTGAGTACTCAAAGCTCAGCCCCCCCAAATGCAAAGGTTAGCATCTCCACCAGGACAGAGAAGGCACAAACCTTAGACAGTCACAGGAAAGAACAGGGATCAAAAGGCCTAAAACGAGGTGTCCAAATTTTCCAGTGATCTGTAAAGTCACTTTACCGAACAAGAGAATTCCAGCCACTTCCTACATATCAAATCTCTTCCGGGGGTCAGCTGGGTCTTCATTCCCCGTACGTCCAGCCTACCAAGATGACAGCACTGTGTTCTGGTGATGtttgcaggggcaggaggggcctaTCATGCCGTGACTAGAATAGGTTCCTTTCTTCCCAGATATCGTTAGCAAGGACACCCACACGCCCTCACCAGCCTCCCTTCTGATGAAACCGAGGGAACGAACCTGGGGTAAGAATCAAAATCTGGGACCTGCCCCTCACTGCCCACACACTGAGCTACTCTACCTGAGACGTTAGACACGCAGGGGAGCCTCAGATGACGGCACAACTCAAGCATTTGTAAGGCTGAAAACCTAACAGGGAGAAGAACCCACACCAATGAGCCGAGCAGCTATCAGAAACTTCCAGAACAGAAGGCACTTCTGCTCAGGACTCACCCAACCTCATGTCCCCAAGCCTGTAACTCAAATGTCTATCCCTCTCACCTGTGGACACAACTTACCTTCATAAGCTCAAAAAACTCTGCCGGGGAAGCAAGCACCCTGACGTGGGAACTGGAGACCCCGAACTCTGGGACCAGGTTCCGGATCCACTGGAACCTGTGCACGCCCTCTGGACACAGGCAGCAAGGAGGGGAGGTGACCTGGGGGACAGCCGGGGACAGCAGAGGAGCCAACAGCAGCCATGGCGACCTGGTTACAGAGACAGAGGATCATACTTCTCAAACATTTCCTCAGGGTCTCTCTCAATTACTGGGGGACAGAGGGGAATGGTTTCAGATTTGCTAGGCTATTTTAAGTGAGCCCAAGTCAAACTCTGCAAAAGGCCTCGTCCTCAGCCTCTACTAGGTGAGCAACTTGAGCAGTGCCAGTACCTACAGATAAACCCCAAACGTATAGTTGGTTCCAAACAGCTCCACATTTAGAGCAAACTAAATGTAAACTAAATGTAACTAAATGTAAACACAAACTAAATGTAAACACAAGTAAACTCGCAGAAGCCTCTGCGTGGTTAACCCCAAGGTGCCAACCAAAGTGGCCTGCAGAGAGCCGTGGACGGCCACCTGCAGCCAGGCGAGTCTGGGATAAGCGCGACCACTGGACCCCAGCCGCCAGCTGCAGGGCTACAGAGATCAGCAAGGCTTTTATTCAGGGAAGGACCCAGAAAAACGAAGTTTTCTCTTGAATAATCGATGTGGAGAGAAGAGCTGGAACAggaggagcctggggtggggggcggagggcaCCTCTACAGTGGCAAGAATTCCCCCCACGGCCCTGGACACCTCGTCCTCAGGGCTCGCCTCACACACAGCTGCACCCCCAGGCTGGCAGAGACAGCAGCCACTGAGGTCCTGCTGGTGGAACCACAGGTCTGCTCCCCGCCGCTGGCAACCCCGTGGGGACGAGGAGGGGCAACACACCCAGAGCCCCACAAGAGCCCGACACTAATCTCAATTCCAGCAGCCGGCCAATCTGCTTCGCCGCGTGCCCTTCTACTGCAGCTCCAAGAGGGACTCTGGGGAAAGGGCACTTGAACACCCCACAGCCTGAAGGGCCACAGATTCCAGGAAGATGACCTCATTCACTTGCCTCATGATAAAGCGTGAATCTTCCCAGGGCCCGCAAACATCCCTATGCAGATGCCAGATGGCCCACAGCTGTGCTTCCCAGAAAGCCCACTGGTGGGTCCCAGCAAACTCACGCCAAGAAAACTTAAGTCAACG
This window contains:
- the PGS1 gene encoding CDP-diacylglycerol--glycerol-3-phosphate 3-phosphatidyltransferase, mitochondrial isoform X1 gives rise to the protein MAAAAAAAAGPVLWRRLLGLLPGRPGLAALLGRLSDRLGRNRDRRRRRSPWLLLAPLLSPAVPQVTSPPCCLCPEGVHRFQWIRNLVPEFGVSSSHVRVLASPAEFFELMKGQIKVAKRRVVMASLYLGTGPLEQELVDCLENTLEKSLQAKFPSDLKVSILLDFTRGSRGRKNSRTMLLPLLQRFPEQVRVSLFHTPNLRGLLRLLIPERFNETIGLQHIKVYLFDNNIILSGANLSDSYFTNRQDRYVFLQDCPEIADFFTELVDAVGDVSLQLQGDDTVQVVEGMVHPYKGDRAAYCRAANKRVMDVINSARARQQVLHAQTFHGDSLLTQEDAAAAGDRRPAPDTWIYPLIQMKPFEIQIDEIVTETLLTEAERGAKIYLTTGYFNLTQAYMDLVLGTRAEYQILLASPEVNGFFGAKGVAGAIPAAYVHIERQFYREVCSLGQQERVQLQEYWRRGWTFHAKELHADDLGGCFRKHVELLRVGGGACGHLPWSSVSPTLAVTFSGTEGLWLYLAGSSLPCLTLIGSPNFGYRSVHRDLEAQIAIVTESRALQQQLHQEQEQLYLRSGVVSSSTFEQPSRQVKLWVKMVTPLIKNFF
- the PGS1 gene encoding CDP-diacylglycerol--glycerol-3-phosphate 3-phosphatidyltransferase, mitochondrial isoform X14, with translation MLELCRHLRLPCVSNVSGPDQSGQETGGDGISLSGDRSFGTGTGRKNSRTMLLPLLQRFPEQVRVSLFHTPNLRGLLRLLIPERFNETIGLQHIKVYLFDNNIILSGANLSDSYFTNRQDRYVFLQDCPEIADFFTELVDAVGDVSLQLQGDDTVQVVEGMVHPYKGDRAAYCRAANKRVMDVINSARARQQVLHAQTFHGDSLLTQEDAAAAGDRRPAPDTWIYPLIQMKPFEIQIDEIVTETLLTEAERGAKIYLTTGYFNLTQAYMDLVLGTRAEYQILLASPEVNGFFGAKGVAGAIPAAYVHIERQFYREVCSLGQQERVQLQEYWRRGWTFHAKELHADDLGGCFRKHVELLRVGGGACGHLPWSSVSPTLAVTFSGTEGLWLYLAGSSLPCLTLIGSPNFGYRSVHRDLEAQIAIVTESRALQQQLHQEQEQLYLRSGVVSSSTFEQPSRQVKLWVKMVTPLIKNFF
- the PGS1 gene encoding CDP-diacylglycerol--glycerol-3-phosphate 3-phosphatidyltransferase, mitochondrial isoform X10, encoding MKGQIKVAKRRVVMASLYLGTGPLEQELVDCLENTLEKSLQAKFPSDLKVSILLDFTRGSRGRKNSRTMLLPLLQRFPEQVRVSLFHTPNLRGLLRLLIPERFNETIGLQHIKVYLFDNNIILSGANLSDSYFTNRQDRYVFLQDCPEIADFFTELVDAVGDVSLQLQGDDTVQVVEGMVHPYKGDRAAYCRAANKRVMDVINSARARQQVLHAQTFHGDSLLTQEDAAAAGDRRPAPDTWIYPLIQMKPFEIQIDEIVTETLLTEAERGAKIYLTTGYFNLTQAYMDLVLGTRAEYQILLASPEVNGFFGAKGVAGAIPAAYVHIERQFYREVCSLGQQERVQLQEYWRRGWTFHAKELHADDLGGCFRKHVELLRVGGGACGHLPWSSVSPTLAVTFSGTEGLWLYLAGSSLPCLTLIGSPNFGYRSVHRDLEAQIAIVTESRALQQQLHQEQEQLYLRSGVVSSSTFEQPSRQVKLWVKMVTPLIKNFF
- the PGS1 gene encoding CDP-diacylglycerol--glycerol-3-phosphate 3-phosphatidyltransferase, mitochondrial isoform X3, with protein sequence MAAAAAAAAGPVLWRRLLGLLPGRPGLAALLGRLSDRLGRNRDRRRRRSPWLLLAPLLSPAVPQVTSPPCCLCPEGVHRFQWIRNLVPEFGVSSSHVRVLASPAEFFELMKVDCLENTLEKSLQAKFPSDLKVSILLDFTRGSRGRKNSRTMLLPLLQRFPEQVRVSLFHTPNLRGLLRLLIPERFNETIGLQHIKVYLFDNNIILSGANLSDSYFTNRQDRYVFLQDCPEIADFFTELVDAVGDVSLQLQGDDTVQVVEGMVHPYKGDRAAYCRAANKRVMDVINSARARQQVLHAQTFHGDSLLTQEDAAAAGDRRPAPDTWIYPLIQMKPFEIQIDEIVTETLLTEAERGAKIYLTTGYFNLTQAYMDLVLGTRAEYQILLASPEVNGFFGAKGVAGAIPAAYVHIERQFYREVCSLGQQERVQLQEYWRRGWTFHAKELHADDLGGCFRKHVELLRVGGGACGHLPWSSVSPTLAVTFSGTEGLWLYLAGSSLPCLTLIGSPNFGYRSVHRDLEAQIAIVTESRALQQQLHQEQEQLYLRSGVVSSSTFEQPSRQVKLWVKMVTPLIKNFF
- the PGS1 gene encoding CDP-diacylglycerol--glycerol-3-phosphate 3-phosphatidyltransferase, mitochondrial isoform X11, which codes for MASLYLGTGPLEQELVDCLENTLEKSLQAKFPSDLKVSILLDFTRGSRGRKNSRTMLLPLLQRFPEQVRVSLFHTPNLRGLLRLLIPERFNETIGLQHIKVYLFDNNIILSGANLSDSYFTNRQDRYVFLQDCPEIADFFTELVDAVGDVSLQLQGDDTVQVVEGMVHPYKGDRAAYCRAANKRVMDVINSARARQQVLHAQTFHGDSLLTQEDAAAAGDRRPAPDTWIYPLIQMKPFEIQIDEIVTETLLTEAERGAKIYLTTGYFNLTQAYMDLVLGTRAEYQILLASPEVNGFFGAKGVAGAIPAAYVHIERQFYREVCSLGQQERVQLQEYWRRGWTFHAKELHADDLGGCFRKHVELLRVGGGACGHLPWSSVSPTLAVTFSGTEGLWLYLAGSSLPCLTLIGSPNFGYRSVHRDLEAQIAIVTESRALQQQLHQEQEQLYLRSGVVSSSTFEQPSRQVKLWVKMVTPLIKNFF
- the PGS1 gene encoding CDP-diacylglycerol--glycerol-3-phosphate 3-phosphatidyltransferase, mitochondrial isoform X7 — protein: MAAAAAAAAGPVLWRRLLGLLPGRPGLAALLGRLSDRLGRNRDRRRRRSPWLLLAPLLSPAVPQVTSPPCCLCPEGVHRFQWIRNLVPEFGVSSSHVRVLASPAEFFELMKGQIKVAKRRVVMASLYLGTGPLEQELVDCLENTLEKSLQAKFPSDLKVSILLDFTRGSRGRKNSRTMLLPLLQRFPEQVRVSLFHTPNLRGLLRLLIPERFNETIGLQHIKVYLFDNNIILSGANLSDSYFTNRQDRYVFLQDCPEIADFFTELVDAVGDVSLQLQGDDTVQVVEGMVHPYKGDRAAYCRAANKRVMDVINSARARQQVLHAQTFHGDSLLTQEDAAAAGDRRPAPDTWIYPLIQMKPFEIQIDEIVTETLLTEAERGAKIYLTTGYFNLTQAYMDLVLGTRAEYQILLASPEVNGFFGAKGVAGAIPAAYVHIERQFYREVCSLGQQERVQLQEYWRRGWTFHAKELHADDLGGCFRKHVELLRVGGGACGHLPWSSVSPTLAVTFSGTEGQFTGTWRPRSP